The Intestinibaculum porci DNA window GTTCCCTTTTGAACCTTTACCATAGATCATTGGTGGACGAATCACGGCTACCTTGAATGTATCATCGGCTAAAGCGCGGACAGCTTTATCAGCCTGCCATTTACTATCACCATAGAAGTTTGCTGGTGTAGGGATGGTATTTTCATCAACCATTTTTTCCTTACCGAATGGTGCAGATTCACCATAAACAATCATTGAAGACATAAAGATAAACTGTTTAACACCAGCCGCTTTCGCTTTTTTAGCGACTTCGATCGTTAAGTCGGTATTAACTTTATAATACTTTTCTTTCACTTCATCACTGACATGTCCTACATCGGCATGTGCTAAACCAGCGACATGATAAACAATATCATACTGTGAGAAATCAGTATCTCTCCACTTTGGAGAAATCATATCAACAGTATCAATATCTAAGTTATCTCCATAATGTTTAGAAGCATAGTCTTTAAATGATTCACCAATATAAGAACCGGCACCAGTAATCAGCACTTTTTTATGAGCGGAATGATCAACGGTATAAGATTTACGGTAGGCGAAGTCCTCTTCAGGATCTTCTTCAGGTACATCTTCTCTTAAAGCTTTATGCATTTCACCTGTGCCGCCTTCGACAACACCTTCGCTTTTAGCGACAGAGGAAATCGTCCCAAAGAAGCATTTGATATCCATCAATAAGCCTTTCAGGCTATTTGATTTGACAGCTTTAACGTAATCCCCATCTAATTTGGCTTTCACTGGGATTTCTAATTCATCACGGCCATTGATTTGAGCCCAGCCAGTTAAACCAGGTGTCACATCATTAGCGCCATATTTATCACGTTCTTCCACTAAATCTTTTTGATTCCATAAAGCAGGACGTGGACCGATAATAGACATATTACCAACAAAGATATCCCAGATCTGTGGTAATTCATCTAATGAACTCTTTCTTAAGAACTTGCCAACTCTGGTAATATACTGATCTGGATTTTCTAACATATGCGTTGGCATATCATGTGGCGTATTCATCTTCATACTTCTGAATTTATGAAGTTTGAAGAACTTCTTATTCTTCCCAACTCTCTTTTGTGTAAAGAGCACTGGTCCGGGATCATCAATCTTTATCGCTAAGGTAATGATTAAATATAATGGTGATAATAAAACTAGTCCAAAGAATGATAAAATCACATCAATTGCTCTTTTAGAGTGTGCTTCATAGAAGGTATCATCTTCTTTCGTTTCTTCATTGATGGTATAAGCATCAGGATCATTTTTGAAACTTTCTTCGTCTTCTTTAACTTTCTTTTTACCAATGGTACGTAAGATTACATAAGTGCCCGCTAAAGCTGCAATGACACCAATAATGGTACCGGTTTTCTTCTTGTTTGCCATAAATCCTCCCTAGTAACCTTTAATAACTTCACCAGCATCAACCTTTGTATAAGCCTGAACATGACTGCCTGCTTTACAAATTGCGCCAGCATTAATGTGACAATAATTTTCAATAACCGCATTATGATCAATAATAGTCCCTACAGAAATAATCGTACCATCACCAATCACAGTATTGGCATTGACAATTGCGTTTGGTTCAATAAGAACGCCTTCACCTAACTTTGCACTT harbors:
- a CDS encoding sugar transferase, whose translation is MANKKKTGTIIGVIAALAGTYVILRTIGKKKVKEDEESFKNDPDAYTINEETKEDDTFYEAHSKRAIDVILSFFGLVLLSPLYLIITLAIKIDDPGPVLFTQKRVGKNKKFFKLHKFRSMKMNTPHDMPTHMLENPDQYITRVGKFLRKSSLDELPQIWDIFVGNMSIIGPRPALWNQKDLVEERDKYGANDVTPGLTGWAQINGRDELEIPVKAKLDGDYVKAVKSNSLKGLLMDIKCFFGTISSVAKSEGVVEGGTGEMHKALREDVPEEDPEEDFAYRKSYTVDHSAHKKVLITGAGSYIGESFKDYASKHYGDNLDIDTVDMISPKWRDTDFSQYDIVYHVAGLAHADVGHVSDEVKEKYYKVNTDLTIEVAKKAKAAGVKQFIFMSSMIVYGESAPFGKEKMVDENTIPTPANFYGDSKWQADKAVRALADDTFKVAVIRPPMIYGKGSKGNYPVLAKLAKKLHVFPNVNNKRSMLHIDNLCEFLCQLMLTSEGGIFMPQNSSYTKTAEMVKEIASVSGHNMAVTGLLNPFVSLASHVPGKVSGLVNKAFGNMTYDMKLSVYEGLDYQVSNFQETIEATEGESL